In Candidatus Saccharibacteria bacterium oral taxon 488, a single window of DNA contains:
- a CDS encoding virulence factor MviN has protein sequence MNQRLTVKLAATILASSMLLSSLLGLLRDRFLNAAYFPNEKAHLAGYPVGLDAYTAAFMVPDFMFAILVSGALSVTFIPVFNERWIKGNKQSAWQISSSMINLMALVTLVTSVLIIVFADPLMKYLIAPGLSEAGHALAVSMMRVIAVNPLIFAVAAVIASIQQAVGRFTFYALAPMLYNVGIIIGTLWFTNGINLFGWQIFDGGIMGVALGVVLGSVLQLIVSAVGLIGLGFDYDFKIYWRNRGFRKVLSLLPARSIDQGMDYVVSLAEVNLASRMGDGIIRRYNQALTLHMMPINLIGVAISNAAFPQLTERLASERPDLFRRDLRSFLRTVIWMIIPICVVTFFARGYVVHFINNNGDPVMANILGCLVMAILFRTVYHMVARGFYAQQDTKTPMYVSIFAIVLNVALAVILGYYVKLGPYGLAWAQSIVAFVEVVILCIILGRRMPQLFDATFVKAVAKMALAAVPLAVACYVSVLVIPFRASDDSFLGALPKFGAITIFNFVVYGALSKWLRLPEIDPVLARIKRLLFSRFDMSKLRH, from the coding sequence ATTAATCAGCGGCTGACAGTCAAGTTGGCCGCCACGATTTTAGCAAGCTCAATGTTGCTGTCGAGCCTGCTGGGGCTGCTGCGCGATCGCTTTTTGAATGCGGCGTATTTCCCTAACGAGAAGGCTCACTTGGCTGGCTATCCAGTCGGGCTGGACGCCTATACGGCAGCGTTCATGGTGCCGGATTTTATGTTTGCGATTCTGGTGTCGGGGGCGCTGAGTGTTACTTTCATTCCGGTATTTAACGAACGGTGGATCAAGGGCAACAAGCAATCAGCCTGGCAAATTAGCTCGAGCATGATTAATTTGATGGCATTGGTGACGCTGGTAACGAGTGTTCTGATCATCGTTTTTGCTGATCCGCTGATGAAATATCTGATCGCGCCGGGGCTGAGCGAGGCTGGCCACGCATTGGCAGTCAGTATGATGCGGGTAATTGCCGTAAATCCGCTGATTTTTGCGGTGGCGGCGGTGATCGCCAGCATCCAGCAGGCGGTCGGTCGCTTCACCTTCTATGCGCTGGCGCCGATGCTGTACAATGTCGGGATTATCATCGGTACGCTATGGTTTACCAATGGTATCAATCTGTTCGGCTGGCAGATCTTTGATGGTGGCATCATGGGCGTGGCACTCGGCGTGGTGCTCGGGTCGGTGCTGCAGCTCATCGTCAGTGCGGTTGGATTGATCGGTCTCGGTTTTGATTATGATTTCAAGATTTATTGGCGTAATCGCGGCTTTCGTAAAGTCCTGTCGCTGCTGCCGGCGCGCTCGATTGATCAGGGAATGGATTATGTGGTCAGCCTAGCCGAAGTCAACTTGGCCTCGCGGATGGGCGATGGTATTATCCGTCGTTATAATCAAGCACTGACGCTACACATGATGCCAATCAACCTCATCGGCGTCGCTATTTCCAACGCTGCCTTTCCGCAGCTAACTGAACGCCTCGCCTCAGAGCGGCCGGATCTATTTCGTAGAGACCTGCGGTCATTTCTCAGGACGGTGATTTGGATGATTATCCCGATTTGTGTGGTGACGTTTTTCGCGCGTGGCTACGTGGTGCACTTCATCAATAATAATGGTGACCCTGTCATGGCGAACATTCTCGGCTGTTTGGTAATGGCGATTTTATTCAGGACGGTATACCACATGGTGGCGCGTGGATTTTATGCGCAGCAGGACACCAAGACGCCGATGTATGTGTCGATTTTTGCGATTGTGCTGAATGTGGCGCTGGCGGTGATACTTGGCTACTACGTGAAACTTGGCCCGTACGGCCTAGCCTGGGCACAGTCGATCGTGGCCTTTGTCGAGGTGGTGATTTTATGCATTATTTTAGGGCGGCGTATGCCACAGCTGTTTGATGCGACGTTTGTCAAAGCGGTCGCCAAGATGGCGCTGGCCGCAGTGCCACTAGCGGTAGCGTGCTATGTCAGCGTGTTGGTAATTCCATTTCGAGCGTCGGATGACAGCTTTTTAGGGGCGCTGCCCAAGTTTGGGGCGATTACGATTTTCAATTTTGTCGTGTACGGTGCGCTGTCCAAGTGGCTAAGGCTGCCAGAAATCGACCCAGTTTTGGCGCGAATTAAACGCCTGCTGTTTTCGCGATTTGATATGAGCAAGTTGAGGCACTGA